The following proteins are encoded in a genomic region of Flavobacteriales bacterium:
- a CDS encoding DUF2851 family protein: MPFPKEELLHHIWQHRLFSQKDLRTTEGQPLEILRPGELNADAGPDFRNARIKVGGTEWVGNVEVHIRSSDWLRHNHQHDANYANIILHVVFEDDLKEPLGPFSTLALKPLVSDQILRRYENLSSSSDELPCGKQFLEVSELVRNAWFDSLLIGRLQRKSEWMHALVDECKGDLEQAFMIVLFRAFGMKVNAEPFEELGKRTSWKVLAKHQDNPFQLEAILFGNAGFLESPKDDHQRQLKKEFDFLRHKYGLQPMDKSRWKFLRLRPANFPTVRIAQLAALFHQTGAFYRWFSQQEEKVNPQLLKVNPSEYWRTHYNFGSESSVKPKPLGNTMAQHILINAVAPFLFVSAHREAKPELQDRALAILQQLPAERNVKVNAFADQGLQVDNAAESQALIELKTNFCDLKKCLICSIGANILKREL; the protein is encoded by the coding sequence ATGCCTTTTCCCAAGGAAGAACTTCTACATCACATTTGGCAACATCGGCTGTTCAGCCAGAAAGACCTTAGAACAACCGAGGGACAGCCGTTGGAAATTCTTCGTCCTGGGGAATTGAACGCTGATGCGGGGCCTGATTTCCGAAATGCCAGAATAAAGGTTGGTGGTACGGAATGGGTCGGAAATGTGGAGGTTCACATCCGCAGTTCGGATTGGTTGCGGCACAACCATCAGCACGATGCCAATTACGCCAACATCATCTTACATGTGGTTTTTGAGGATGACCTGAAAGAGCCGTTGGGTCCGTTCTCAACCTTAGCGTTGAAACCACTTGTTTCCGATCAGATTCTGAGACGGTATGAGAACCTGAGCAGTTCTTCGGACGAACTCCCTTGTGGAAAACAGTTTTTGGAGGTATCCGAACTGGTTCGCAATGCATGGTTCGATTCGTTGCTGATCGGTCGGTTGCAACGCAAATCGGAGTGGATGCATGCGTTGGTGGATGAATGCAAGGGTGATCTGGAACAGGCGTTTATGATCGTGCTGTTCCGCGCGTTTGGGATGAAAGTGAATGCCGAACCGTTTGAAGAACTTGGCAAACGGACTTCTTGGAAAGTGCTGGCAAAACATCAGGACAACCCATTTCAATTGGAGGCTATTCTATTCGGCAATGCGGGTTTTTTGGAATCTCCTAAGGATGATCATCAGCGACAGCTGAAAAAGGAATTCGACTTTCTGAGACACAAATACGGTTTGCAACCGATGGATAAAAGTCGCTGGAAGTTTCTGCGCTTGCGTCCTGCCAATTTCCCGACCGTTCGGATAGCGCAGTTGGCAGCGCTGTTCCATCAGACAGGGGCGTTTTACAGATGGTTCTCTCAACAAGAAGAGAAAGTGAATCCGCAATTGCTAAAAGTGAATCCATCCGAATATTGGCGAACGCACTACAATTTCGGTTCAGAATCCAGCGTAAAACCGAAACCATTGGGCAACACCATGGCGCAGCATATTCTTATCAACGCGGTTGCTCCGTTCCTGTTCGTGTCTGCTCATCGCGAAGCAAAACCTGAACTGCAAGACCGTGCATTGGCCATCTTGCAGCAACTCCCAGCCGAAAGGAACGTCAAGGTAAATGCGTTCGCAGATCAGGGTTTACAGGTGGATAACGCGGCCGAATCGCAGGCGCTTATTGAACTCAAAACCAATTTCTGCGACCTCAAAAAATGTTTAATTTGCAGCATCGGTGCCAATATTCTTAAGAGGGAATTATGA
- a CDS encoding ORF6N domain-containing protein, translating to MVNDLGISVPDEIVLNKIYLIRGEKVMLDRDLAELYGVETKYLKRQVRRNENRFPVDFMFQLDEDEFKEWRSQFVTSNSPDTMGLRYAPFAFTEQGVAQLSSVLNSERAIAVNIQIIRLFTRMRKLILNNQDILAQLEHMRERMAGQDERIDLIFEYLKQFEESKQQETIQQNRRKIGYRRNDGE from the coding sequence ATGGTAAACGATTTGGGAATATCTGTGCCAGATGAGATTGTGCTGAACAAGATTTACCTCATAAGAGGAGAGAAGGTGATGCTTGATAGGGATCTGGCTGAGCTTTACGGTGTAGAGACCAAGTACCTTAAACGACAAGTGAGGAGAAATGAGAATCGATTCCCTGTGGACTTTATGTTTCAGTTGGATGAAGATGAGTTTAAGGAATGGAGGAGTCAATTTGTCACCTCCAATTCTCCCGATACTATGGGATTGCGGTATGCACCGTTTGCATTTACAGAACAGGGTGTGGCCCAGTTGTCAAGTGTGTTGAACAGCGAACGGGCCATTGCCGTGAACATTCAGATCATCCGTCTATTTACCAGAATGCGAAAACTGATACTGAATAATCAGGACATTCTTGCTCAACTGGAACACATGCGCGAAAGAATGGCTGGACAGGATGAGCGCATTGACCTGATTTTCGAATACCTCAAACAGTTTGAAGAGAGCAAACAACAGGAAACAATTCAACAGAACCGAAGAAAGATCGGTTACAGACGCAACGATGGCGAATAG
- a CDS encoding CTP synthase, whose protein sequence is MPGTKYIFVTGGVTSSLGKGIISASLATLLQARGFRVTIQKLDPYINVDPGTLNPYEHGECYVTDDGAETDLDLGHYERFLGVPTSQDNNVTTGRIYQTVINKEREGEFLGKTVQVIPHITDEIKRRIKLLGETGKYDIVITEIGGTVGDIESLPYIEAVRQFNWEVGAGNHLVIHLTLLPYLATSGELKTKPTQHSVKTLLESGLQPDILVCRADRKIPREQRKKIALFCNVTQNAVIESLDAETIYDVPLLMLKEKLDSVVISKLKLPSKNEPDLTNWKHFLGILKNPTSEVRIGLIGKYVELKDAYKSIAEALIHAGVENECKVDVRWIHSEELDSTNVAQKLRGLKGILVAPGFGDRGIEGKILAVQHARENNIPFLGICLGMQCAVVEFGRNVLGFKDANSTEMNPKTTHPVIAIMEEQKKVTKKGGTMRLGAYPCKLKKGTKAYSVYGTANIKERHRHRYEFNNKYLDDYEKAGMIASGINPDSNLVEIVELKEHPWFIGVQFHPEYKSTVAQPHPLFAKFVGAALKC, encoded by the coding sequence ATGCCGGGAACCAAGTATATTTTTGTGACGGGAGGAGTAACATCCTCATTGGGAAAGGGAATTATTTCGGCCTCTTTGGCCACACTATTGCAGGCACGCGGTTTCCGTGTCACCATCCAAAAACTCGACCCATACATCAATGTCGATCCGGGAACACTGAACCCATACGAGCATGGCGAATGCTACGTGACCGATGATGGTGCCGAGACCGACCTCGACCTTGGTCATTACGAGCGCTTTCTGGGTGTTCCAACAAGTCAGGACAATAACGTTACTACTGGCCGCATCTACCAAACGGTGATCAACAAGGAACGCGAAGGCGAATTCCTGGGCAAGACGGTGCAGGTGATCCCGCACATCACGGACGAGATCAAGCGCAGGATCAAACTGCTTGGCGAAACCGGGAAGTACGATATTGTGATCACCGAAATCGGTGGGACCGTGGGCGACATCGAATCTCTACCTTATATAGAGGCAGTTCGTCAGTTCAACTGGGAAGTTGGCGCGGGCAATCATTTGGTGATCCATTTGACGCTGCTTCCATACTTGGCCACTTCGGGCGAGCTGAAAACCAAGCCCACGCAGCACTCGGTAAAAACGCTTTTGGAAAGCGGATTGCAGCCCGATATTCTTGTTTGCCGTGCCGACAGGAAGATACCTCGCGAGCAGCGTAAGAAAATTGCGCTTTTCTGTAATGTGACTCAGAATGCGGTCATCGAATCGCTAGACGCGGAGACCATTTACGATGTGCCACTTTTGATGCTAAAGGAAAAGTTGGATTCCGTGGTGATCAGTAAGTTGAAGCTGCCATCCAAGAATGAACCGGACCTGACCAACTGGAAACATTTCCTCGGCATTCTGAAAAACCCGACATCTGAAGTACGAATCGGGTTGATCGGGAAATACGTGGAGTTGAAGGATGCGTATAAATCCATCGCGGAAGCACTGATCCACGCAGGCGTTGAGAACGAATGCAAAGTGGATGTAAGATGGATCCATAGCGAAGAACTTGATTCAACCAATGTGGCACAGAAACTTCGCGGCTTGAAAGGAATCTTGGTTGCGCCTGGATTCGGTGACCGAGGAATTGAAGGAAAGATCCTTGCAGTGCAACACGCCCGCGAAAACAACATTCCCTTCCTCGGCATCTGCTTGGGAATGCAATGCGCGGTGGTGGAATTCGGTCGCAATGTGCTTGGTTTTAAAGATGCCAACAGCACCGAAATGAACCCGAAGACCACGCACCCTGTCATTGCCATTATGGAAGAACAGAAAAAGGTGACCAAAAAAGGTGGCACCATGCGTTTGGGTGCATATCCATGCAAGCTGAAGAAAGGCACAAAGGCATATTCTGTTTACGGAACAGCCAATATCAAAGAACGCCATCGCCATCGCTATGAGTTCAATAACAAGTACTTGGACGACTACGAAAAGGCAGGAATGATCGCCTCTGGCATCAACCCAGATTCGAACTTGGTGGAGATCGTGGAGCTGAAAGAACATCCGTGGTTCATTGGAGTTCAGTTTCATCCCGAATACAAGAGTACCGTGGCACAGCCGCATCCGTTGTTTGCCAAGTTCGTTGGCGCAGCACTCAAGTGCTGA
- a CDS encoding potassium channel protein, with amino-acid sequence MRSIYFPFAIILALFVTGVVGFMFLEHYDFFEALYMTVITISTVGFNEVRPLTHEGRIFTIFLILGSFGTFAYTITEVTRYVIDGEFRRLLLHIRVDRSINKLKNHTIICGYGRNGKQAYQTLAEHGEHCVVVEKDKAIISDLMEADKILYVEGDATQDEVLMRAGIKDARALISALPNDADNLFVVLTARVNNPNIKIISRASEDNSDTKLRHAGVNNVIMPDRVGGAHMAQLVVKPDVVEFIDLLIGQSTVETHIEEIPCQALPKSYFGKSIMDLDVRKKWGANIVGFKTEDGEYVFNPTPDTLIQKGSKLFVLGTFEEIKNMKNDITKN; translated from the coding sequence ATGCGGTCCATCTACTTCCCGTTTGCCATCATTCTGGCGCTCTTCGTTACAGGCGTGGTGGGGTTCATGTTTCTGGAGCACTACGATTTTTTCGAGGCGCTTTACATGACCGTCATTACCATTAGCACGGTGGGTTTCAATGAGGTAAGGCCGCTGACGCATGAAGGACGGATCTTCACCATATTTCTCATACTGGGCAGTTTCGGTACATTCGCGTACACCATCACGGAGGTCACCAGATATGTGATCGATGGCGAATTCAGAAGACTGCTATTACACATTCGCGTGGACCGATCCATCAATAAATTGAAAAATCATACGATCATTTGCGGCTACGGGCGCAACGGTAAACAGGCGTATCAGACCTTGGCCGAACATGGAGAGCATTGCGTAGTGGTGGAAAAGGACAAGGCCATCATCTCCGATCTGATGGAAGCAGATAAGATCCTTTATGTGGAAGGCGATGCTACGCAGGATGAGGTGTTGATGCGTGCGGGAATCAAAGATGCGCGTGCGCTGATCTCGGCACTTCCGAACGATGCGGATAATTTGTTTGTGGTGCTTACAGCGCGGGTCAATAATCCGAACATCAAGATCATCAGCCGAGCATCGGAGGACAATTCAGATACCAAGCTCCGACATGCGGGAGTAAATAACGTCATCATGCCCGACCGTGTCGGAGGTGCGCACATGGCGCAGCTGGTGGTAAAACCCGATGTGGTGGAGTTCATTGACCTGCTCATCGGTCAATCAACGGTCGAGACGCATATTGAAGAGATTCCGTGTCAGGCCTTGCCGAAAAGTTATTTCGGTAAGAGCATCATGGATCTGGATGTGCGTAAAAAGTGGGGAGCAAACATCGTTGGATTCAAGACCGAGGATGGCGAATATGTGTTCAATCCAACCCCTGACACCCTCATTCAGAAAGGGTCAAAACTGTTTGTTCTCGGTACGTTCGAAGAGATCAAGAACATGAAAAACGATATAACCAAAAATTGA
- a CDS encoding PspC domain-containing protein: MSSEEKNKVVSLFEFQLFGVCSWLGDKLGIKATSIRMYFIYLSFFTFGSPIIVYFIASFILEHKHYFKPTLHKRSSVWDL, encoded by the coding sequence ATGAGTTCTGAGGAGAAAAACAAGGTTGTTTCGCTGTTCGAATTTCAACTTTTCGGGGTGTGCTCGTGGCTGGGCGACAAGCTCGGTATCAAGGCCACCAGCATCCGCATGTATTTCATTTATCTGTCGTTCTTCACGTTCGGCAGTCCGATCATCGTTTATTTCATCGCTTCGTTCATCCTCGAACACAAGCACTATTTCAAACCTACCTTGCATAAGCGAAGTAGTGTTTGGGATCTCTGA
- the pyrF gene encoding orotidine-5'-phosphate decarboxylase, translated as MNRQQLFQQIRKKRSFLCIGLDTDIAKIPDHLMGYQDPIYEFNKRVIDATHDLCVAYKPNTAFYEAFGFEGWLSLEKTVQHIPDKVLKLADAKRGDIGNTTRMYARGFFNQMNFDAITLSPYMGSDSVLPYFQYEGKWVVLLALTSNEGAADLQYLNTENGQLFESVLRQGKEWGTVDNTMFVVGATKATMLKKIRKIVPDHFLLVPGVGAQGGSLTQVAKYGLNDHCGLLVNSSRAIIYASKGEDFAEAARAEALILQQQMEVILEEAGLL; from the coding sequence ATGAACCGTCAACAATTATTTCAGCAGATCCGGAAAAAGCGCAGTTTTCTGTGCATCGGACTTGATACTGATATTGCCAAGATCCCTGACCATCTGATGGGTTATCAGGATCCCATTTATGAGTTCAATAAACGGGTTATTGATGCAACGCATGACCTTTGCGTTGCCTATAAACCGAATACGGCTTTCTATGAAGCGTTCGGTTTTGAAGGTTGGCTTTCGCTGGAAAAGACCGTGCAGCATATTCCCGACAAGGTTCTGAAATTGGCCGATGCCAAGCGGGGCGATATCGGCAACACGACCAGAATGTACGCCCGCGGCTTTTTCAACCAGATGAATTTCGATGCGATCACACTATCACCTTACATGGGTTCGGATAGTGTGTTGCCGTATTTTCAGTACGAGGGTAAGTGGGTGGTGCTGTTGGCGCTTACATCCAACGAGGGCGCGGCCGATCTTCAGTACCTGAATACCGAGAACGGACAACTCTTTGAGTCGGTATTGCGGCAGGGGAAAGAATGGGGAACGGTGGACAATACCATGTTTGTGGTGGGTGCCACCAAAGCAACCATGCTCAAAAAGATCAGAAAGATCGTTCCCGACCATTTTCTATTGGTGCCAGGTGTTGGCGCGCAGGGTGGAAGCCTGACGCAAGTTGCCAAGTACGGCCTGAACGACCATTGCGGTCTGTTGGTCAACTCATCACGTGCCATCATCTACGCCAGCAAAGGCGAGGATTTCGCAGAGGCCGCCCGTGCCGAAGCACTCATTCTTCAGCAGCAGATGGAAGTGATCTTGGAAGAAGCGGGGCTTTTGTAA